Proteins encoded by one window of Syntrophus gentianae:
- the lspA gene encoding signal peptidase II, with amino-acid sequence MTKKNILIFLCTAGLVLLLDQVTKLYVVSHFQLHESIPVISGFFNLTYIRNPGAAFGFLSEASPLFRGTFFSLVTLIAVGLILYYLIENKVGDLWLLIPLALVLAGALGNLVDRFRFGEVVDFLDLYIGTYHWPAFNIADSAISIGAFFLIVEMLKRRKEDL; translated from the coding sequence ATGACGAAGAAAAACATCCTTATTTTTCTTTGCACGGCCGGACTGGTGCTGCTTCTGGATCAGGTCACCAAGCTTTATGTGGTTTCTCATTTCCAGCTTCACGAATCGATTCCGGTGATTTCCGGCTTCTTCAATCTCACCTATATCCGGAATCCCGGAGCCGCTTTCGGGTTTCTCTCAGAGGCGTCCCCCCTTTTTCGGGGGACGTTCTTCTCTCTGGTGACCCTCATCGCCGTCGGCCTGATCCTCTACTACCTCATCGAGAACAAGGTGGGCGATTTGTGGCTTCTGATACCCCTGGCCCTCGTCCTTGCAGGCGCCCTGGGAAATCTCGTGGATCGTTTCCGCTTTGGTGAAGTCGTCGACTTTCTGGATCTCTACATCGGAACCTATCACTGGCCCGCCTTCAACATCGCCGATTCAGCCATCTCCATCGGAGCCTTTTTCCTTATCGTGGAGATGCTTAAAAGGCGAAAAGAGGATTTATAA